A region from the Acyrthosiphon pisum isolate AL4f chromosome A1, pea_aphid_22Mar2018_4r6ur, whole genome shotgun sequence genome encodes:
- the LOC115033508 gene encoding UDP-glucuronosyltransferase 2B9-like, producing MKRSTAVSLSLYSWLSVVSWTIPVDEAARILAVETVAAKSHWYFMSSVLRSLTDAGHTVTVFTPFPDGDRVDYTEVDTSRDFPMKLELDVMAMIQEARDPFMLLNAMSGGIRFYCDAVHGNQKLADVMASEACDRYDLLLIEPLAFDCVSYLAASLGLPVIYSIPSPMMTFAERRLTGHLSNPACVSNMLASHAVPGTFVQRLTNTVLLTYSIARTKYDQLVTFFTDPRPYDLSPTVNPSIIFQNSHYVTESPRPVTPNVVYVGGVHLKPAKTIPEVSDG from the coding sequence ATGAAAAGATCGACCGCGGTCTCGCTGTCGTTGTATTCGTGGTTGTCGGTTGTCTCGTGGACGATACCGGTCGACGAGGCTGCCCGAATACTGGCCGTCGAAACGGTGGCGGCAAAGAGCCACTGGTACTTCATGAGCTCGGTGCTCAGGTCGCTGACGGACGCCGGACACACGGTGACCGTTTTTACGCCGTTTCCTGACGGCGATCGGGTCGACTACACGGAGGTGGATACGTCCCGCGACTTCCCGATGAAACTCGAATTGGACGTGATGGCGATGATCCAGGAAGCTAGAGATCCGTTCATGTTATTGAACGCCATGTCCGGAGGGATCCGATTCTACTGCGATGCGGTCCACGGCAACCAGAAGCTGGCCGATGTAATGGCTTCCGAGGCATGTGACCGGTACGACCTGCTCTTAATCGAACCGCTGGCCTTCGACTGCGTTTCGTACCTGGCCGCGTCGCTAGGTCTGCCTGTGATCTACTCGATCCCGTCGCCGATGATGACTTTCGCCGAACGGCGGCTCACCGGTCACTTGTCCAACCCGGCTTGCGTGTCCAATATGTTGGCCAGCCACGCCGTGCCTGGCACGTTTGTCCAGAGGCTTACCAACACGGTGCTACTGACGTACAGCATAGCCAGAACTAAGTACGACCAGCTGGTCACCTTCTTCACGGACCCGAGACCGTACGACCTGTCGCCGACCGTCAACCCGTCTATAATCTTCCAGAACAGTCATTACGTTACCGAGTCGCCGAGACCTGTTACGCCGAATGTCGTTTACGTGGGTGGCGTACACCTAAAACCTGCCAAAACCATACCAGAAGTGAGTGATGGATAA